A window of the Nibribacter ruber genome harbors these coding sequences:
- a CDS encoding response regulator transcription factor: protein MPHLLLVEDDPNLGFLLQDSLESSGYAVTLCADGEAGWEAFKKQTFDLCVLDVMLPKMDGFTLARQIRQQRQEVPFMFLTAKALKEDRLQGFELGCDDYLTKPFGLEELVYRVKAILRRTSQQPEASPADKTQPANELLTFGASSLEFKNLLLHVKGETHLLTDREAELLRLFAQHPQQLLRREEILQRLWQDDGYFVGRSLDVFISRLRKYLQPDSTLKITTVHGRGYKLEVAE from the coding sequence ATGCCGCACCTCCTTCTGGTAGAAGATGATCCCAATCTGGGCTTTTTGCTACAGGACAGCCTGGAAAGTTCGGGGTATGCCGTTACGCTGTGTGCAGACGGTGAGGCTGGCTGGGAGGCTTTCAAAAAACAAACGTTTGACCTCTGCGTGCTGGACGTGATGCTGCCCAAGATGGATGGTTTTACCCTGGCGCGGCAAATACGGCAGCAGCGGCAAGAGGTGCCCTTCATGTTTCTGACCGCCAAAGCGTTAAAAGAAGACAGGCTGCAGGGGTTTGAGCTGGGTTGTGATGATTACCTGACCAAGCCCTTCGGGTTGGAGGAACTGGTTTACCGCGTGAAGGCCATTTTGAGAAGGACCAGCCAGCAGCCAGAAGCCAGCCCAGCCGACAAAACCCAACCGGCCAACGAACTGCTTACGTTTGGCGCTTCCTCCCTGGAATTCAAGAACCTGCTCTTGCACGTGAAAGGAGAGACGCACCTGCTCACTGATCGCGAGGCCGAACTGCTGAGATTGTTTGCGCAACATCCGCAGCAACTGTTGAGAAGAGAGGAAATCTTGCAGCGCCTCTGGCAGGACGACGGCTATTTTGTGGGCCGAAGCCTAGACGTGTTCATTTCGCGCCTGCGCAAATACCTGCAACCAGACTCCACCTTGAAAATCACCACGGTACACGGCAGAGGCTACAAGCTGGAAGTGGCAGAGTAA
- a CDS encoding protein O-mannosyl-transferase family, with protein MPNTKIFNPLSSVTSSKSSGILFGRRQFLPVLLGLAVVALGFACMALDTSPQGYGFLGLTLGPLLVMVGLGLPFFGIFRENSPKTEIPASPAWQSFIRWNTILGWVVALAALTVYVLTLEPSTSFWDTGEFIAAAYKLQVPHPPGAPLFLLLGRLFTLLSLGDVTRVAWCMNLLSALCSAGTVLFLFWSITLLGQRLPSLSFQGPSRAQRILLLASGTVGALGFAFTDSFWFSAVEAEVYAMSSFFTAIVVWAALKWQAEAPAPAANRWLLFLAYLVGLSIGVHLLNLVAIPAIALLVYLHLYSPTKKGIAFTLLIGAAIVLLVMEGMITGLPSVAGSFEVFLVNNLGLPYGSGAVLFLCLLVAGIIYGLRWAKQHQKPVLHTSLVALVLVLIGYSSYLMVPIRSGFNTPIDENNPENLLSFVSYLKREQYGSRPLLYGPQFNAQAQSYDKTGPIYAPQNGKYAVVDSKFEQVYDAQDKTLLPRLYSPEPAHLRAYQHWVNVKEGQKPTFGQNLSFLWNYQLGHMYWRYFGWNFVGREHDTQHAGVLWPWEQQHDVPAPLSTSKARNQFFLLPLLLGVFGLFFQFKRKNTDAWVVLLLFFFTGVAIVLYLNQPPVEPRERDYTFAGSYYAFSIWMGLGVLALADIVKRFIKSETATAGLATLVALSVPGILLAQGWNDHDRSGRSHALDSAKNLLSSVAPNAILFTNGDNDTFPLWYAQEVEGFRTDVRVLVLPYLNTDWYIEQLKKPMNASAPVSTTLQMAQYAFSNNNYLPYVPNPSVQDSGMDVRQYLNLLQSQHPALQVQTQDGRTLNVLPTKKLLLSVNPAEVLKNQTISPERASQVAPSMNWSLQTEALEKKHLVILDILASNNWQRPIYFSTAGSETTEMGLQPFLQLEGLALRVVPARNPDTQATAYVDRERTYLRLMQQFRFTGLQNTDHAYEENFTTQLAPMYRTAFVDLATAYLQNGQTEKARAVLQKCLADLPDQGAPHNFESASLVLPLAKAGMTKQAQQLTNLLSHRFDQQLIYYSTQPAYFDRERQLNLYGLQNLTQAAYAAGLPQAPQLERLFKKHYRLISN; from the coding sequence ATGCCGAACACCAAAATTTTCAACCCGCTCTCTTCAGTGACCAGTTCCAAATCATCAGGAATCCTCTTCGGGAGGCGGCAGTTCCTGCCGGTGCTTCTGGGTTTGGCCGTGGTGGCGCTGGGCTTTGCCTGCATGGCTCTGGACACCTCGCCGCAGGGCTATGGCTTTCTGGGTTTGACGCTGGGCCCCTTGCTGGTGATGGTAGGATTGGGCTTGCCGTTTTTCGGTATTTTTAGGGAAAACAGCCCAAAAACGGAGATTCCTGCATCGCCGGCCTGGCAGTCTTTCATCCGGTGGAATACAATACTGGGTTGGGTTGTGGCCTTGGCAGCGCTTACGGTGTATGTGCTTACGCTAGAGCCCAGCACCTCTTTCTGGGACACCGGCGAATTCATTGCCGCCGCCTACAAGTTGCAAGTCCCGCATCCGCCCGGGGCGCCTCTGTTTCTGCTGCTGGGTAGGTTGTTTACGCTTTTGAGTTTGGGCGATGTTACGCGGGTGGCCTGGTGCATGAACCTGCTTTCGGCGCTTTGTAGTGCCGGCACCGTGTTATTTCTGTTCTGGAGCATCACTTTGTTGGGTCAGCGCCTGCCTTCCCTTTCTTTCCAAGGCCCCAGCCGGGCGCAACGCATCTTGCTCCTGGCCAGCGGGACGGTGGGCGCACTGGGGTTTGCGTTCACAGACTCGTTCTGGTTCTCGGCGGTAGAGGCCGAGGTGTACGCCATGTCCTCCTTCTTCACAGCCATTGTGGTATGGGCCGCCCTTAAATGGCAAGCCGAGGCCCCGGCCCCCGCTGCCAACCGCTGGCTGCTGTTTCTGGCGTATTTGGTGGGCTTGTCCATTGGCGTGCACTTGCTCAACCTGGTGGCTATTCCGGCCATTGCCCTGCTGGTCTATCTGCATTTGTATTCGCCCACTAAAAAAGGAATTGCCTTTACGCTGTTGATTGGGGCTGCCATAGTTTTGCTGGTGATGGAAGGCATGATTACCGGTCTGCCCAGCGTAGCCGGTAGCTTTGAGGTGTTTCTGGTCAATAATCTGGGGTTGCCCTATGGCAGCGGCGCGGTGCTGTTTCTTTGTTTGCTGGTGGCGGGTATTATCTATGGCTTGCGCTGGGCCAAACAACATCAGAAACCGGTCTTACACACCTCGCTGGTGGCCCTGGTGTTGGTCTTGATAGGCTATTCTTCTTATTTGATGGTGCCCATCAGGTCGGGCTTCAACACGCCCATTGACGAGAACAACCCCGAGAACCTGCTCAGTTTTGTCAGCTACCTCAAGCGGGAACAGTACGGCTCCCGGCCGTTGCTGTACGGCCCGCAGTTCAACGCGCAGGCGCAGAGCTATGACAAAACCGGCCCCATCTATGCACCCCAGAACGGAAAGTATGCCGTGGTAGACTCCAAATTTGAGCAGGTGTATGACGCCCAGGACAAGACGCTTCTGCCGAGGTTGTATTCGCCAGAGCCGGCGCACCTGCGGGCCTACCAGCACTGGGTGAACGTGAAGGAAGGCCAGAAACCCACTTTTGGCCAGAACCTGAGTTTTCTCTGGAACTACCAGTTAGGACATATGTATTGGCGGTACTTCGGGTGGAATTTTGTGGGCCGCGAGCATGACACGCAACATGCCGGGGTGCTCTGGCCCTGGGAGCAGCAGCATGACGTGCCCGCCCCGCTCTCTACCAGCAAAGCCCGAAACCAGTTTTTCCTGCTCCCTTTGTTGTTGGGCGTTTTTGGCCTGTTTTTCCAGTTTAAGCGCAAAAACACCGATGCCTGGGTGGTGCTCCTGTTGTTCTTTTTCACCGGCGTGGCTATTGTGCTGTACCTGAACCAGCCGCCCGTAGAACCCCGCGAGCGCGACTACACCTTTGCGGGCTCTTACTACGCCTTCAGTATCTGGATGGGCCTGGGCGTGCTGGCTTTGGCAGATATAGTCAAGAGGTTCATTAAATCAGAAACGGCCACCGCCGGACTGGCCACTTTGGTAGCTTTGTCAGTGCCGGGCATTCTCCTGGCCCAGGGCTGGAACGACCATGACCGCTCTGGCCGGTCGCACGCCCTAGATTCGGCAAAGAACCTGTTAAGCTCCGTGGCACCCAACGCCATCCTGTTCACCAACGGCGACAATGACACCTTCCCGCTGTGGTACGCCCAGGAGGTGGAAGGCTTTAGAACCGATGTGCGCGTGCTGGTGCTCCCCTACCTCAACACCGACTGGTACATTGAACAGTTGAAGAAGCCCATGAACGCCTCTGCGCCGGTTAGCACTACGCTGCAAATGGCCCAGTATGCCTTCAGCAACAACAACTACCTGCCCTACGTGCCCAATCCCAGCGTGCAGGACAGTGGCATGGACGTACGCCAATATCTGAATCTGCTGCAGTCCCAACATCCCGCCTTGCAAGTGCAAACCCAGGACGGCCGGACCTTAAACGTACTGCCCACCAAAAAACTGCTACTGTCTGTGAACCCCGCAGAGGTCCTGAAAAATCAAACCATCTCCCCGGAAAGAGCCAGCCAGGTGGCACCTAGTATGAATTGGAGCCTTCAGACCGAGGCTCTAGAGAAGAAGCACCTGGTCATCCTAGACATTCTGGCTTCCAATAATTGGCAGCGGCCCATCTACTTTTCTACCGCGGGTTCAGAGACCACAGAAATGGGTTTGCAGCCGTTCTTACAGTTAGAAGGTCTGGCCCTGCGCGTAGTGCCTGCCCGTAACCCAGACACCCAGGCAACAGCGTATGTAGACCGGGAACGCACGTATCTGCGGCTAATGCAGCAGTTCAGGTTCACGGGCCTGCAAAACACAGACCATGCGTATGAAGAAAACTTCACTACCCAGCTAGCACCCATGTACCGAACCGCCTTTGTAGACCTGGCCACTGCCTATCTACAGAACGGTCAGACAGAAAAAGCCCGCGCCGTCTTGCAAAAATGCCTTGCCGACTTACCAGACCAAGGCGCCCCGCACAATTTTGAAAGCGCCTCTCTGGTGTTGCCCCTAGCTAAGGCAGGGATGACCAAACAAGCGCAGCAACTGACCAATTTGCTCAGCCATAGATTTGACCAGCAGCTCATCTATTACAGCACCCAACCCGCCTATTTTGACCGTGAACGCCAACTCAACTTATACGGCCTCCAGAACCTGACCCAAGCCGCATACGCCGCTGGTTTACCACAAGCCCCGCAGCTAGAAAGGCTCTTTAAGAAACACTATCGTTTAATTAGTAATTGA
- a CDS encoding sensor histidine kinase yields the protein MSRQKIQIILVLASLALVALLSAQLVWLTKAYSVEEKAFNHRVQVALTSVSDQLLTGLGRAEAKPIQQIASNYYLAELNAPVDPSQVEHLLEQELGKRNLHEAYEFGVYNSLDDTLMFGKYVPATHRQLAEKGDAILKHEQTGTPLLYNVAVVFPGKTAVILGEMEFWWYSTGALLLVVLFFAYTMFQILREKRLTELKTDFINNLTHELQTPITNIGLASEVLRKRPETLSPERLTRYHDLIYSENERLRAQVERVLQMATMESGELALKKEPVDVHALLQQTSQNVAPRLQQRSGHLRLDLQATRSLVHADSLHVANALYSLLDNAEKYSTQAPAIEIQTRDVEQGLLISIRDHGIGIKQEFQKFLFDKFYRVPTGNVHNVKGFGLGLSYVKAIMDAHHGQVTVESAEQGGTRFTLVLPV from the coding sequence ATGAGCAGGCAAAAGATTCAAATCATACTGGTGTTGGCTAGCTTAGCCCTGGTGGCTTTGCTGAGCGCCCAGCTGGTGTGGCTGACCAAGGCGTACAGCGTGGAGGAGAAAGCCTTTAACCACCGCGTGCAGGTGGCGCTCACCAGCGTGTCTGACCAGTTGCTGACCGGTCTGGGAAGGGCAGAGGCCAAACCCATCCAACAGATTGCCTCCAATTATTACCTCGCCGAACTGAACGCGCCCGTAGACCCCAGCCAGGTAGAACACCTGCTGGAACAGGAGCTGGGCAAACGCAACTTGCACGAAGCCTATGAGTTTGGCGTCTATAACAGCCTGGATGATACGCTCATGTTCGGGAAATACGTGCCGGCCACGCACCGCCAACTGGCAGAAAAGGGCGATGCCATCCTGAAGCATGAACAAACCGGCACACCTTTGCTCTACAACGTGGCGGTGGTGTTCCCTGGCAAGACGGCCGTGATTCTGGGGGAGATGGAGTTCTGGTGGTATTCTACCGGCGCCCTGCTGCTGGTGGTTTTGTTCTTCGCCTATACCATGTTCCAGATTCTGCGCGAAAAGCGGCTCACCGAACTCAAGACCGATTTCATCAACAACCTCACCCACGAACTGCAGACACCCATCACCAACATTGGCCTGGCCAGCGAGGTGCTGCGCAAACGCCCCGAAACGCTGTCCCCGGAAAGGCTCACCCGCTACCATGACCTCATCTACTCTGAGAATGAGCGCCTGCGGGCCCAGGTGGAGCGCGTCCTGCAGATGGCCACCATGGAAAGTGGTGAACTCGCCCTCAAAAAAGAACCCGTAGACGTGCATGCACTTCTGCAGCAGACCAGCCAGAACGTGGCCCCGCGGCTGCAGCAACGGTCCGGACATCTTCGGTTAGATTTGCAGGCCACGCGGTCCCTGGTGCACGCAGACAGCCTGCATGTGGCTAACGCCCTGTACAGCCTCCTGGACAACGCTGAAAAATACTCTACCCAGGCTCCCGCCATTGAAATACAAACCCGTGACGTAGAACAGGGCCTGCTCATCAGCATCCGGGACCACGGCATCGGGATCAAGCAGGAATTCCAGAAGTTTTTGTTTGACAAGTTCTACCGCGTACCCACCGGCAACGTGCACAACGTGAAAGGCTTCGGGCTGGGATTGAGCTACGTGAAAGCCATCATGGACGCCCACCACGGCCAGGTAACGGTAGAAAGCGCCGAACAAGGCGGCACGCGCTTTACCTTGGTATTGCCTGTTTGA
- a CDS encoding TetR/AcrR family transcriptional regulator — translation MENIEKTNIPLKDTRTRILEAFVHHVLETGQEPVSVYKFAQSLGMTEQEFYTFYTSFQGVKGGVWDSIFEQTLADMYAQPAYAHYSPKEKLLSFYFTWIEELKKNRSYLLTLYEKQPDFKKVTPQEVQSFKRHFTAFAKTLVQEGKETEQIVDRKYVSDKYPEALWLETLFIFQFWLKDTSPGFERTDAAIEKSVSLFFDVVGRNAVDSLFDFAKFLYQSKKFV, via the coding sequence ATGGAAAATATAGAAAAGACCAACATCCCATTAAAAGACACCAGAACTAGAATTCTGGAGGCCTTTGTGCACCATGTACTGGAGACGGGCCAGGAGCCGGTGTCTGTGTATAAGTTCGCGCAGAGCTTGGGCATGACTGAGCAGGAGTTCTACACGTTTTACACCTCGTTTCAGGGGGTGAAAGGCGGTGTGTGGGATTCCATCTTTGAGCAGACCCTGGCAGACATGTACGCGCAACCAGCGTACGCCCACTACTCACCCAAAGAGAAGCTCCTCTCCTTTTATTTCACCTGGATAGAAGAACTCAAGAAGAACCGCAGTTACCTGCTGACGCTTTATGAGAAACAGCCAGATTTCAAGAAGGTGACGCCGCAGGAGGTGCAAAGCTTTAAGCGCCATTTTACGGCCTTCGCCAAAACGCTGGTGCAGGAAGGCAAGGAAACCGAGCAGATTGTAGACCGCAAATACGTGTCAGACAAATACCCCGAGGCCCTGTGGCTGGAAACCCTGTTCATCTTCCAATTCTGGTTGAAAGACACCTCGCCGGGCTTTGAACGCACCGATGCCGCCATTGAGAAATCAGTGAGCTTGTTCTTTGACGTGGTAGGCAGAAACGCCGTCGACTCCCTCTTTGACTTCGCCAAATTCTTGTACCAGTCTAAAAAATTCGTATGA
- a CDS encoding DsbA family protein, protein MPLLPENPVLLYVTDPMCAWCYGFTPVVRRLQALWYGRLTVKVLVGGFRPYAHEPLTSEERDKLAVGWHRAQSKSQLPFDYHIFLQPELSYDTEPACRALLTVRHLRPALTLEVLRALHSSFYADGRDLSKTEVLVEVLRLFGISENLFLAVFETEEIFRQTEQEFQYVQGLGVDTLPTLFLDHPQGPRLISKGYCQLPELEERLLQAMSIPF, encoded by the coding sequence ATGCCCCTTCTGCCCGAAAATCCTGTTCTGCTGTATGTCACGGATCCTATGTGCGCTTGGTGCTATGGCTTCACGCCCGTAGTGAGGCGTCTGCAGGCGCTGTGGTATGGGAGGCTGACGGTGAAGGTATTGGTGGGTGGATTCAGGCCGTATGCGCATGAACCTTTAACCAGTGAGGAACGGGATAAATTGGCGGTGGGCTGGCATCGGGCGCAGTCTAAATCACAGCTTCCCTTTGACTACCATATCTTTCTGCAACCCGAGCTCTCCTATGACACAGAGCCTGCCTGTAGGGCGTTGCTCACGGTGCGCCATTTACGCCCCGCGCTTACCTTAGAGGTGCTCAGAGCCTTACACTCCAGCTTTTACGCCGATGGCCGGGACTTAAGCAAAACAGAGGTGTTGGTGGAGGTGCTGCGGCTCTTCGGGATATCTGAAAACCTGTTTCTGGCCGTCTTTGAGACCGAGGAAATCTTCAGGCAAACCGAGCAGGAGTTCCAGTATGTGCAAGGCCTGGGCGTAGACACCCTGCCCACCCTTTTTCTGGACCATCCCCAAGGCCCGCGCCTCATCTCCAAAGGCTACTGCCAACTACCAGAACTAGAAGAAAGACTCCTGCAAGCCATGAGCATTCCTTTTTAA
- a CDS encoding nucleotidyltransferase family protein, with amino-acid sequence MASTVNSAFDTFMKDSIRLNSDRNIIAKKSKNNLLIEIEKFPSDGKFLDYYTDYMSIDYGSYSRKTKIRPLDDIDLMVVLHAQGNWREPIDDGYRIRVRPEASKQIALCNSGTDALNSIKVINKFKEYLSNISSYKKAEIKRNQEAVTLELNSYEWVFDIVPCFETAPDYLGKTFFLIPDGKGNWKPTDPRIDKNRTNSINGKQQISVLDMIRIMKFWTKRRTASTMGSYFLECLILQYYDSNTVNSSTYIHIELPNLFAYIYHQIHQTLNDPKGFQGDLNKLTWDERNSIQERAKLDYNRSIQAREYETKGKQKESIEKWGEIFGSEFPIYSAY; translated from the coding sequence ATGGCATCAACGGTAAATAGTGCATTCGACACTTTTATGAAAGATAGTATTCGTTTAAATAGTGACAGAAACATCATAGCAAAAAAAAGTAAAAACAATTTACTTATTGAAATAGAAAAGTTTCCTAGTGACGGAAAATTCCTTGACTACTATACCGATTACATGAGCATTGATTATGGTTCATATTCACGTAAGACAAAAATAAGACCACTAGACGATATTGATTTAATGGTAGTTTTGCATGCCCAGGGTAATTGGAGGGAACCAATTGATGATGGCTATAGGATTCGAGTTAGACCAGAAGCAAGTAAGCAAATAGCATTATGTAACTCAGGAACGGACGCATTAAATTCGATAAAAGTTATCAATAAATTTAAAGAATACTTATCCAATATATCTTCTTATAAGAAAGCTGAAATAAAGAGAAATCAAGAAGCTGTAACTTTAGAACTCAACTCATATGAATGGGTATTTGATATTGTGCCTTGTTTCGAGACGGCTCCCGATTACCTTGGAAAAACTTTTTTCTTAATCCCTGATGGAAAAGGAAATTGGAAACCTACTGACCCAAGAATTGATAAAAACAGAACTAATAGTATTAACGGAAAACAACAAATTTCAGTATTGGACATGATTCGAATAATGAAATTCTGGACAAAGCGAAGGACCGCATCTACAATGGGTTCATATTTTCTAGAATGTTTGATTTTACAGTACTATGATTCTAATACCGTCAATAGTAGCACATATATTCACATTGAATTACCAAATTTATTCGCCTACATATATCATCAAATTCATCAGACTTTAAATGACCCAAAGGGATTCCAGGGAGATTTAAATAAACTTACATGGGATGAAAGAAATTCTATACAAGAAAGGGCGAAACTAGATTACAATCGCTCAATCCAAGCTCGCGAATATGAAACAAAAGGCAAGCAAAAAGAATCTATAGAAAAATGGGGCGAAATATTCGGCTCTGAGTTTCCAATCTATTCAGCATACTAA
- a CDS encoding DEAD/DEAH box helicase, producing MKFDDYSINPAIKKALDKLDFKKPTDIQFKAIPPILKGEDVLAIAQTGTGKTAAFAIPVLHKLHERKQYAREDGIKCLVMVPTRELAIQITEVFQTLGKHTRVKTFSVFGGVEQGPQIAKLEDGIDILVATPGRMFDLVSQGYIRLERVEILILDEADHMLDLGFIRDIRDLMKFLPRKRQTLFFSATINEHIKDLAYSLVSKPIRIQVSPKDPVAKNVDHSVAYVGMDDKRFFLERVVQENAGSKILVFVRTKVRAERVHEAMKRVGIVTETLHGDKDQKERLTSLNRFKKGDVKVLVATDVSSRGIDIPSVEYVVNYDLPEVPENYVHRVGRTGRGTHKGKSVSFCSPEEKPILDEIEKFLGKPIKVLEIAKDDYSATIDFSSEAKPDVMALMREHEAKLDSMKKAPKVSNANKKKKKK from the coding sequence ATGAAATTTGACGATTACTCTATAAATCCCGCCATCAAGAAAGCTCTGGACAAACTGGACTTCAAGAAGCCCACCGACATCCAGTTCAAAGCCATTCCGCCCATCTTAAAAGGGGAGGACGTGCTGGCCATTGCCCAGACCGGCACGGGCAAGACAGCGGCGTTTGCCATACCGGTCTTGCACAAACTGCATGAGCGCAAACAATACGCCCGCGAGGATGGCATCAAGTGCCTGGTCATGGTACCAACCCGTGAATTGGCTATCCAGATCACGGAGGTGTTCCAGACTTTGGGCAAGCACACGCGTGTGAAGACATTCTCAGTGTTTGGCGGCGTGGAGCAGGGACCGCAAATTGCCAAACTAGAGGACGGCATAGACATTCTGGTAGCCACGCCCGGGCGTATGTTTGACCTGGTAAGCCAAGGCTACATTAGACTAGAACGCGTAGAGATTCTCATCCTGGATGAGGCTGACCACATGCTGGACCTGGGCTTTATCAGAGACATCAGGGATTTAATGAAATTCTTGCCTCGCAAGCGGCAGACGCTGTTCTTCTCGGCTACTATCAATGAGCACATCAAAGATTTGGCCTACTCGCTGGTGTCCAAACCTATCCGTATTCAGGTATCGCCTAAAGATCCGGTAGCCAAGAACGTGGACCACTCGGTGGCCTATGTGGGCATGGATGACAAGCGTTTCTTCTTGGAGCGCGTTGTGCAGGAGAATGCCGGAAGCAAGATTCTGGTCTTCGTGCGGACCAAGGTACGGGCAGAGCGCGTGCACGAAGCCATGAAGCGCGTGGGCATCGTCACCGAAACCCTGCACGGCGACAAAGACCAGAAAGAGCGCCTCACTTCACTTAACCGCTTCAAGAAAGGCGATGTGAAAGTGTTAGTGGCCACGGATGTGAGTTCACGAGGCATTGACATCCCCAGCGTAGAATACGTGGTCAACTATGACCTGCCTGAAGTCCCTGAAAATTATGTGCACCGCGTAGGCCGTACGGGTAGAGGCACGCATAAAGGAAAGTCGGTGTCTTTCTGCAGCCCAGAGGAGAAACCAATTCTGGACGAGATTGAGAAGTTCCTGGGCAAGCCCATCAAAGTGCTGGAAATTGCCAAGGACGACTACTCGGCCACCATTGACTTCTCCTCTGAGGCCAAACCAGATGTGATGGCCCTGATGCGCGAGCATGAGGCGAAGTTGGATTCTATGAAAAAGGCACCTAAGGTGTCTAACGCCAACAAGAAAAAGAAGAAGAAGTAA
- a CDS encoding S-4TM family putative pore-forming effector, whose translation MNNIKINQELPQNLKFLKAQRVIYANAKKIYRWQLTISIVVVVTLNIIKLTQKNFTTIDLTPYIALVSVSVTLFDLLFLSGYLSKFKTNGAKVQELFDCNVYNMEWNETNSGDKPENWIIEEAENKYVHNPKAPLSNWYHIELDGLNQQEAILRCQETNLEYDRKLRYHFKNDCLIICLSIVIISFVVATIINTSLQGYLTNFIAPTLPLIVILLKLVLDNKKAVRSLEEVRKAVRKLRNAGGTPSMNQLRQVQDKLYCSRKDSSLIPENYYQYRRAKLEQSTKINVANPL comes from the coding sequence ATGAATAATATTAAAATAAATCAGGAACTACCACAAAATCTTAAATTCCTAAAAGCGCAGAGGGTTATTTATGCAAATGCCAAGAAAATATATAGATGGCAACTTACTATAAGTATTGTTGTTGTGGTAACACTTAACATCATTAAACTTACCCAAAAAAACTTTACAACTATTGACTTAACACCCTATATAGCCTTAGTCTCTGTATCAGTGACTTTATTTGACTTACTGTTCCTCTCGGGTTATTTATCAAAATTTAAAACTAACGGAGCTAAAGTCCAAGAATTATTTGACTGCAATGTGTATAACATGGAATGGAATGAAACAAACAGCGGCGATAAACCAGAAAACTGGATTATTGAGGAAGCTGAGAATAAATACGTTCACAACCCCAAGGCTCCATTATCAAATTGGTATCACATTGAACTTGATGGTCTAAATCAACAGGAAGCAATACTACGGTGCCAAGAAACAAATTTGGAATATGACCGGAAATTAAGGTATCATTTTAAAAACGACTGTCTGATTATTTGCTTGTCTATTGTTATAATTTCTTTTGTTGTAGCAACAATTATAAATACCTCCTTACAAGGTTATTTAACCAATTTCATTGCACCTACTTTACCTCTTATTGTAATTTTACTAAAATTGGTATTAGACAATAAAAAAGCCGTCAGGTCATTGGAAGAAGTAAGGAAAGCTGTAAGAAAGCTTCGTAACGCTGGTGGCACTCCTTCAATGAATCAGTTAAGACAAGTACAAGACAAGCTATATTGCAGTAGAAAAGATAGTAGTTTGATTCCTGAAAATTATTATCAATACAGGAGAGCAAAATTAGAACAATCCACAAAAATTAATGTTGCAAATCCGTTATAG
- a CDS encoding cupin domain-containing protein encodes MHLANQLQLPDLAGQLGYSTEKFQSKILSDQGFQKVILFAFAAGQELKTHTTPIDAILLVLEGECSFSFPEEDITKTLTVGQVIQIPAKVPHALKALTDFKMVLIK; translated from the coding sequence ATGCATTTAGCAAATCAGTTGCAATTACCAGACTTAGCGGGCCAACTGGGCTATTCAACAGAGAAGTTCCAAAGCAAGATACTCTCTGACCAAGGTTTCCAGAAGGTGATTTTGTTTGCCTTTGCGGCAGGTCAGGAATTGAAGACGCACACCACGCCCATTGATGCCATTCTGTTGGTGCTGGAGGGAGAATGTTCCTTCTCCTTCCCCGAAGAAGATATCACCAAAACCCTAACGGTGGGCCAAGTCATCCAGATTCCGGCCAAGGTGCCGCACGCTTTAAAAGCGCTCACAGACTTTAAAATGGTCTTGATTAAATAA